The Thermoplasmatales archaeon genomic interval TAGTGAAATAAACCCTTATTATCGCAGTAAATATGCTCCATTACCTGATATTTTGAACTTGGTGAGGCCGCTTCTTAATAAACATGGTCTTGTCATCTACCAAGATGTAGGTTCAACAA includes:
- a CDS encoding ERF family protein translates to MEEMENKKNLVRALLEVQNEIKNPKSSEINPYYRSKYAPLPDILNLVRPLLNKHGLVIYQDVGST